The following proteins are encoded in a genomic region of Dehalococcoidia bacterium:
- a CDS encoding sigma-70 family RNA polymerase sigma factor, translating into MDRGSGDPAAGSGRIPLSEPDSRLLDGLRRNDREAMASLYDAYGALAYGLAVRTLGRSPEAEDVVQEAFLALWRQAARLDPSRSVRSYLLTIVHNKAVDRLRHRSRRPEVGLDREAPMAREAADPVEFAEALENRELVRRALSELPEEQRSAVEMAYFGGLTASEVADRLRVPVGTVKSRLRLALMHMRRTLGTT; encoded by the coding sequence CGGCGGGGAGCGGACGAATACCTCTGAGCGAGCCCGATTCAAGGCTCCTTGATGGACTGCGCCGAAACGACAGGGAGGCCATGGCCTCGCTCTACGACGCATACGGTGCCCTGGCGTATGGCCTTGCCGTTCGCACCCTTGGCCGCAGCCCCGAAGCCGAGGACGTGGTGCAGGAGGCGTTTCTCGCCCTTTGGCGCCAGGCCGCGCGCCTCGACCCATCGCGTAGCGTCCGCAGCTACCTGCTCACCATCGTCCACAACAAGGCGGTTGACCGCCTGCGGCATCGGTCCCGCCGCCCCGAAGTGGGGCTCGACCGCGAGGCCCCGATGGCCCGCGAGGCCGCCGACCCCGTCGAGTTCGCCGAGGCGCTCGAGAACCGGGAGCTGGTGAGGCGCGCGCTCAGTGAACTCCCGGAAGAGCAGCGGAGCGCGGTGGAGATGGCGTATTTCGGCGGCCTGACGGCAAGCGAAGTTGCGGACCGTCTCCGGGTGCCGGTGGGTACGGTCAAGAGCCGCTTGCGCCTGGCGTTAATGCACATGAGACGGACGCTGGGGACGACATGA